In Mustela lutreola isolate mMusLut2 chromosome 1, mMusLut2.pri, whole genome shotgun sequence, one genomic interval encodes:
- the ADAMDEC1 gene encoding ADAM DEC1 has product MSLALLSVLWLIIQTQAIAINQTSELELYEVVHPKKLHILHKREIQNNQTENGKEERYEPELQYQITLNGEEVVLHLQKSKHILRPDYTETYYSPRGEEITTDPQNMEHCFYKGHILNEKRSVASINTCNGLRGYFTHHDQRYMIKPLKSTDQEEHAVLTYNQEEPDLANYTCGVRSVGRKQGHIRTSRSLNSPEEKNYLQAEKYIDLLLVLDNAFYNMHKGNLTLIRSFVFDVMNLLNVIYNTIDVQVALVGMEIWSDGDKIKIVPNIGDTFNNFLNWHRSNLGKMKRHDHAQLLSGIGFRNGRVGMAASNSLCSAASVAVIEASKKNNVALVGVMSHELGHVLGMPDVPYYTKCPSGSCVMNEYLSSKFPKDFSVSCRSHFEKYILSQKPKCLLQAPTPKNVITNSVCGNKLLEAGEDCDCGSPKECSNPCCEAVTCTLKPEADCKGDPLNDITQ; this is encoded by the exons CAATAGCCATAAATCAAACATCTGAATTAGAGCTCTATGAAGTAGTTCATCCTAAAAAACTACACATTTTACACAAAAGGGAAATACAGAACAACCAAACAGAGAATGGCAAAGAG gaaagatATGAACCTGAACTTCAGTATCAGATAACATTAAATGGAGAAGAAGTTGTTCTTCACCTGCAAAAAAGCAA ACACATCCTAAGGCCAGACTACACTGAAACATATTACTCACCCAGAGGAGAGGAAATCACTACAGACCCTCAGAACATG GAACATTGCTTCTATAAAGGACACATACTAAATGAAAAGCGTTCTGTTGCCAGCATCAATACTTGTAATGGGTTGAG GGGATATTTTACACACCATGACCAAAGATACATGATAAAGCCTCTGAAAAGCACAGACCAAGAAGAACATGCTGTCCTCACGTATAACCAGGAGGAGCCAGACCTTGCTAATTATACTTGTGGTGTAAGAAGTGTTGGCAGGAAACAAGGCCATATTCGAACCTCCAGGTCACTCAATAGCCCAGAA gaaaaaaactatctTCAGGCTGAGAAATACATTGATCTCTTGTTGGTGCTGGATAATGCCTTT tATAACATGCATAAGGGGAATCTAACTTTGATAAGAAGCTTTGTGTTTGATGTGATGAACCTACTCAATGTG ATTTATAATACCATAGATGTTCAAGTGGCATTGGTAGGTATGGAAATCTGGTCAGATGGTGATAAGATCAAGATAGTACCCAACATTGGTGATACGTTTAACAACTTTCTGAATTGGCATCGTTCTAACCTGGGGAAAATGAAGAGACACGACCATGCACAGTTACTCAG TGGAATTGGCTTCAGAAATGGACGTGTAGGAATGGCAGCCTCGAATTCCTTGTGTTCCGCAGCTTCTGTTGCTGTCATTGAG gctagCAAAAAGAATAATGTGGCTCTTGTAGGAGTCATGTCACATGAGTTGGGTCATGTCCTTGGTATGCCTGATGTTCCATATTATACCAAGTGTCCCTCAGGGAGTTGTGTAATGAATGAATATCTGAG TTCAAAATTCCCAAAGGATTTCAGTGTATCCTGCCGTTCACattttgagaaatacattttatcgCAAAAACCAAAGTGCCTCCTGCAAGCACCAACTCCTAAAAATGTGATAACAAACTCAGTGTGCGGGAACAAACTTCTGGAAGCAGGAGAAGACTGTGATTGTGGTTCTCCTAAG gAATGTTCCAATCCTTGCTGTGAGGCTGTGACATGTACATTAAAACCTGAGGCTGATTGTAAAGGAGACCCTCTGAACGATATCAC acAATGA